From a single Pseudobutyrivibrio xylanivorans genomic region:
- a CDS encoding ABC-F family ATP-binding cassette domain-containing protein, whose translation MSILNVEHLSHGFGDRAIFEDVSFRLLKGEHIGLVGANGEGKSTFMNIITGKLQPDEGKVEWSKKVRVGYLDQHTVLEKGMTIGSVLHSAFDFLYDMEQEMNDIYASLGDVTDDDEMTKRMEEAGTIADLLTMHDFYMIDAKVEEVARALGVLELGLDRDVTELSGGQRTKVLMAKLLLEKPDILLLDEPTNYLDVEHIEWLKRYLNDYENAFILISHDVPFLNSVINLIYHMDNRQLNRYVGDYDKFQEVYAMKQSQLEAAYNRQQKEIAELKDFVARNKANVATRNMAMSRQKKLDKMDVIELASAKPKPEFYFKEARTPSRVIFSTKNLVIGYDKNEPLTKPLNLEMQRKQKIALVGANGIGKTTLLKSILGLIPPLEGTVYQGEFLEIGYFEQEMDQHISTTCIEEIWNEFPSYNQNEVRSALAKCGLTTKHIESLCRVLSGGEQAKVRLCKLLNRETNLLLLDEPTNHLDVEAKEELKRALKEYNGSILMVCHEPEFYEGLATDVWDFSQSSLKI comes from the coding sequence ATGAGCATTTTGAATGTTGAGCATTTGTCACATGGATTTGGAGATAGAGCGATTTTCGAAGATGTTTCCTTCAGACTTTTAAAGGGCGAGCACATCGGACTTGTGGGAGCCAATGGCGAAGGAAAATCCACATTTATGAACATCATCACAGGAAAGCTTCAGCCTGACGAGGGTAAGGTTGAGTGGAGCAAGAAGGTACGCGTTGGATATTTGGATCAGCACACTGTTCTTGAGAAGGGCATGACTATCGGCTCAGTTTTACACAGCGCATTTGATTTCCTCTACGATATGGAGCAGGAGATGAACGATATCTATGCAAGTCTTGGTGATGTGACTGACGATGATGAGATGACAAAGCGCATGGAGGAGGCAGGTACAATTGCTGATTTGCTGACCATGCACGATTTCTATATGATTGATGCCAAGGTTGAGGAGGTTGCCAGAGCTCTTGGTGTCCTCGAGCTTGGACTTGATCGTGATGTTACTGAGCTCTCAGGTGGACAGCGTACCAAGGTCCTTATGGCAAAGCTTCTTTTAGAGAAGCCTGACATTCTCCTTTTGGACGAGCCTACCAACTATCTTGATGTCGAGCATATTGAGTGGCTTAAGAGATATTTGAACGACTATGAGAATGCGTTTATCCTGATTTCTCATGATGTGCCATTCTTGAATTCCGTTATCAATTTGATTTACCACATGGATAACAGACAGTTGAACCGTTATGTTGGCGACTACGATAAGTTCCAGGAAGTTTACGCTATGAAGCAGAGCCAGCTTGAGGCGGCCTACAACAGACAGCAGAAGGAAATTGCTGAACTGAAGGATTTTGTTGCCAGAAACAAGGCGAATGTGGCCACTAGAAATATGGCAATGTCACGTCAGAAGAAGCTGGATAAGATGGATGTTATCGAGCTTGCCAGCGCAAAGCCAAAGCCAGAGTTCTATTTCAAGGAAGCAAGAACTCCTAGCCGAGTAATTTTTTCTACAAAGAATCTTGTCATCGGCTACGACAAGAACGAGCCACTTACAAAGCCTCTTAATCTTGAAATGCAGCGTAAGCAGAAGATTGCACTTGTAGGTGCCAACGGAATTGGAAAGACTACACTTTTAAAGAGTATCTTGGGTCTGATTCCACCTCTCGAGGGAACTGTTTATCAGGGAGAATTCCTTGAAATTGGATATTTTGAGCAGGAGATGGACCAGCATATTTCCACAACCTGTATTGAGGAAATCTGGAACGAGTTCCCATCCTACAATCAGAATGAGGTTCGTTCAGCTCTTGCAAAATGTGGCCTTACTACAAAGCATATCGAAAGCCTATGCCGTGTTCTTTCCGGAGGAGAGCAGGCTAAGGTCAGACTCTGCAAGCTATTGAACCGTGAGACAAACCTTCTTCTTCTTGACGAGCCTACAAACCACCTTGACGTGGAGGCTAAGGAGGAATTAAAGCGCGCTCTTAAGGAGTACAACGGAAGTATCCTTATGGTTTGCCACGAGCCTGAGTTCTACGAAGGATTGGCTACTGATGTATGGGATTTCAGCCAAAGCAGCTTAAAAATCTAG
- a CDS encoding IS4 family transposase, whose translation MSFTVAEIHQNLFSIISSLLDRRDEFLKNPSSDFTRKKKISFEQTILFPMIAGADNVASELLNMFGEEDLPLPSAMIQRRNQIKKEAFQELFSLFTQSIPKDKNFHGYQLVACDGTRLNLPYNPTDFDTLVDNVKGRKSFNQIHLNALYDIMNDIFLDIEIQGMKGMNERDAFCKFLDKCSLSEQKRIFIADRGYATFNIFAHAINNNQLFLIRIKENDALALCCKDKHVVEDCLFDGNFTINIGRIRHGKNCKYENYHLIRKEYRYDFIEYGEDKVDLLRLRVLKFPLSSGVSEYIVTNLPRDVFSLDTIKELYNLRWGEETAFRYLKYAGNMVHIHSLKSDFLIQEIYGKLTLYNFSSCIANSITKRESASNTYTYNFNHSQIQKFVRLYIIGVVKDLEKLINRFLVPVRPGRKFKRIIRRQSAVPLSYR comes from the coding sequence ATGTCATTTACTGTTGCAGAAATTCATCAAAACTTATTCTCGATTATTTCGTCCTTGCTTGATCGTCGGGATGAATTCCTAAAAAATCCATCCTCTGATTTTACCAGAAAAAAGAAAATCTCATTTGAACAAACTATATTATTTCCTATGATTGCTGGAGCTGATAATGTGGCTTCAGAATTATTAAATATGTTCGGTGAAGAAGATTTACCCCTGCCTTCTGCTATGATTCAACGTCGCAATCAGATTAAAAAAGAAGCTTTTCAGGAACTGTTTTCTCTTTTTACCCAAAGTATTCCTAAAGATAAAAATTTTCATGGATATCAGCTCGTTGCCTGTGATGGCACTCGACTTAATCTTCCTTATAATCCAACGGATTTTGATACTTTAGTTGATAATGTAAAAGGACGAAAAAGTTTTAATCAAATTCATTTAAATGCTCTTTATGACATCATGAATGACATTTTTCTTGATATTGAAATTCAAGGGATGAAAGGAATGAATGAAAGAGATGCTTTCTGTAAATTTTTAGATAAGTGCTCACTATCAGAACAAAAAAGGATCTTCATTGCAGATCGAGGTTATGCAACTTTTAATATTTTTGCGCATGCAATTAACAATAATCAACTATTTTTGATTCGCATTAAGGAAAATGATGCTCTCGCCCTTTGCTGTAAAGACAAGCATGTGGTTGAGGATTGTCTTTTTGACGGGAATTTTACTATAAATATCGGACGTATACGCCATGGAAAAAATTGTAAATATGAAAACTATCATTTAATAAGAAAAGAATACCGTTATGATTTTATCGAGTATGGCGAAGATAAAGTGGATTTATTAAGACTTCGTGTTTTAAAATTTCCTCTTTCGTCTGGGGTGTCTGAATATATCGTAACTAATCTTCCTAGGGATGTATTTTCATTAGACACAATAAAAGAACTTTATAACTTAAGATGGGGTGAAGAAACGGCCTTTCGGTACTTAAAATATGCGGGAAATATGGTTCATATTCATTCGTTAAAATCAGATTTCTTAATCCAGGAAATATATGGGAAATTGACGCTATATAATTTTTCATCATGTATCGCAAATTCCATAACAAAAAGAGAAAGTGCAAGCAACACTTATACATACAACTTCAATCACTCACAGATACAGAAGTTTGTACGTCTTTACATAATTGGAGTAGTGAAGGATTTAGAGAAATTAATAAACAGATTCTTAGTACCAGTCCGACCGGGACGTAAATTCAAAAGAATAATACGTCGCCAGTCAGCTGTACCGTTATCCTACCGATAA
- a CDS encoding alanine/glycine:cation symporter family protein — protein MEKFLSTVENINNAVNGFVWGLPMLILLVGTGILMTFLTKFFQITHIKHWISNTIGGIFKDSHVTAHTDKEDTQISQFQSLCTALAATIGTGNIAGVAAAIASGGPGAIFWMWIVAFFGMMTNFSENVLGIYYRRRNEKNEWCGGAMYYLRDGLGSKKGFRHTGAALASLFSIFCVIASFGIGNMGQVNSIAVNVKSAFGIPAIFTGVFLMILGGLVIVGGLKRIASVTEKLVPFMAVIYLICALIVCIVHIDQAGAVFTSIIKGAFGMRAVGGGIVGSGVAMAVQWGMKRGVFSNEAGLGSSVMVHSSSNVREPVIQGMWGIFEVFADTIIVCSITAFTVLSSGIVDLETGEVISEQVSTALVAEAFSTVFGRFGYAFIAIAILLFAFSTTLGWSQYGSKAFEYLFGRGKVKFYQIIFVAFIVVGATMDLTLAWDISDTLNGMMAIPNLIGVIALSGTVMKITHNYVERKILGRDVKPMLSALEDIQALHEQELKEKEALSKAQEESA, from the coding sequence ATGGAAAAGTTTTTATCTACAGTTGAAAACATAAACAATGCAGTTAATGGATTTGTTTGGGGTCTGCCAATGCTCATTCTTCTCGTTGGCACAGGTATTTTAATGACATTCCTCACTAAATTTTTCCAGATAACTCACATCAAGCACTGGATATCAAATACCATCGGTGGTATTTTCAAGGACTCACATGTTACAGCTCACACTGATAAAGAGGATACTCAGATTTCTCAGTTCCAGAGTCTTTGTACAGCACTTGCAGCAACAATCGGAACAGGTAACATCGCAGGTGTTGCAGCAGCTATTGCATCAGGTGGTCCAGGCGCAATTTTCTGGATGTGGATCGTAGCTTTCTTCGGAATGATGACAAACTTTTCCGAGAATGTTCTTGGAATCTATTATCGTAGAAGAAATGAAAAAAATGAGTGGTGCGGTGGCGCTATGTACTATCTGAGAGATGGTCTTGGTTCCAAGAAAGGTTTCAGACATACAGGCGCGGCGCTGGCTTCTCTCTTTAGTATTTTCTGTGTCATTGCTTCCTTTGGTATTGGAAACATGGGACAGGTGAATTCCATTGCTGTTAATGTAAAGTCTGCATTTGGAATCCCAGCGATTTTCACAGGCGTATTTCTGATGATTCTTGGCGGTCTGGTAATTGTGGGTGGCTTAAAGAGAATTGCATCAGTTACAGAAAAGCTTGTGCCATTTATGGCAGTTATCTATTTGATTTGCGCACTTATCGTTTGTATTGTTCATATTGATCAGGCTGGCGCAGTATTTACATCGATTATCAAGGGCGCCTTTGGTATGCGCGCAGTTGGCGGCGGAATCGTTGGTAGCGGTGTTGCAATGGCAGTTCAGTGGGGAATGAAGCGAGGCGTTTTCTCCAATGAGGCTGGTCTAGGTTCATCTGTAATGGTTCACTCAAGCTCAAATGTAAGAGAGCCTGTTATTCAGGGTATGTGGGGAATCTTTGAGGTGTTTGCTGACACAATCATTGTTTGCTCAATTACCGCATTTACGGTTTTATCAAGTGGTATTGTTGATTTGGAAACAGGAGAGGTTATTTCTGAGCAGGTATCAACAGCACTTGTTGCAGAGGCTTTCTCTACAGTGTTCGGAAGATTCGGATATGCGTTTATCGCAATTGCGATATTGCTCTTTGCCTTTTCTACAACTCTCGGATGGAGTCAGTACGGCTCCAAGGCATTTGAATATCTTTTCGGACGTGGAAAGGTGAAATTCTACCAGATTATTTTCGTTGCCTTTATTGTTGTTGGAGCAACAATGGATTTGACTTTGGCATGGGATATTTCAGATACCTTAAACGGTATGATGGCAATTCCTAACCTTATCGGTGTAATTGCTCTAAGCGGAACAGTTATGAAAATCACTCATAACTATGTAGAAAGAAAGATTTTAGGCAGGGATGTTAAGCCTATGCTTTCTGCGCTTGAGGACATTCAGGCACTTCACGAGCAGGAGCTTAAGGAAAAGGAAGCGCTCAGCAAAGCTCAGGAAGAGAGCGCTTAA
- a CDS encoding helix-turn-helix transcriptional regulator, with protein sequence MKNRYSDGIVTPQALATRHSIARELRDTRHELQLTQQTLAERVGTQKSNISRMESGKYNPSLDFLVKVAESMGKTLDIHLN encoded by the coding sequence ATGAAAAATCGATACTCCGATGGAATTGTCACACCGCAAGCTTTAGCGACACGCCATTCCATCGCTAGGGAGCTTCGTGACACTCGCCATGAATTGCAGCTGACCCAGCAGACTCTTGCTGAGCGTGTCGGCACTCAAAAATCAAACATATCCAGAATGGAAAGCGGCAAGTATAATCCCTCTCTGGATTTCCTTGTAAAGGTTGCCGAATCTATGGGGAAAACCCTTGATATCCATCTAAACTGA
- a CDS encoding HAD family hydrolase, whose translation MTSDKMRVSFDLDEVLFVYPQTHKTEKSPIFPFNLIFKERLRLGTPDLINELQRQGYEVWVYTSSFRTVHYIKTLFRLYGVRFDGIINATRHLAEVQRDSKNLLPQKMPTYYHISLHVDDEKVICQQAKQYGYYAYRLEEEDPEWKEKIIKYAGEIRERLQKRK comes from the coding sequence ATGACTAGCGACAAAATGAGGGTGTCCTTCGATCTTGATGAGGTATTATTCGTATATCCTCAGACTCACAAGACGGAGAAATCACCAATTTTTCCATTTAATTTAATATTTAAGGAGAGACTGAGATTAGGTACACCAGACCTTATAAATGAGTTGCAAAGGCAGGGTTACGAGGTTTGGGTTTACACTTCGTCATTCAGAACTGTGCATTATATCAAGACTCTTTTTAGATTGTACGGGGTACGATTTGATGGAATTATTAATGCTACAAGGCATTTAGCGGAGGTGCAAAGAGACAGCAAGAATTTATTGCCACAGAAAATGCCTACCTACTATCACATAAGTCTTCACGTTGATGATGAGAAGGTAATATGCCAGCAGGCTAAGCAATATGGATATTACGCTTATCGTCTGGAGGAGGAAGATCCTGAGTGGAAGGAAAAGATAATTAAGTACGCAGGAGAGATAAGAGAACGGTTGCAGAAGCGTAAATAA
- a CDS encoding DNA alkylation repair protein, which yields MSVQADEIREELFKLQDIKYRDFQSKLIPGIDTDSVIGVRTPELRKYAKKLAKQTDIEVFLDILPHKYFDENQLHAFIISEIKDYDSCIVEVNKFLPYVDNWATCDQMSPKVFKKHKEELLKEISGWVDSSETYTIRFGIGMLMQHFLDEDFNPKYHEMVASVKSDEYYINMMIAWYFATALAKQWDATVPYIVEHRLEKWTNNKAIQKSVESYRISPEQKEYLKSFKIK from the coding sequence TTGAGCGTACAGGCAGATGAAATAAGGGAAGAATTGTTTAAACTTCAGGATATTAAATACAGAGATTTTCAGAGCAAGCTGATTCCGGGGATTGATACAGATTCGGTGATTGGTGTGAGGACGCCTGAACTTAGAAAATATGCGAAGAAGCTGGCAAAACAGACGGATATCGAAGTTTTTTTGGACATCCTTCCACATAAGTATTTTGATGAAAATCAGCTGCATGCTTTTATTATTTCTGAGATTAAGGATTATGACAGTTGTATAGTTGAAGTTAACAAGTTCCTACCTTATGTGGACAATTGGGCTACCTGTGATCAGATGTCACCAAAAGTGTTTAAGAAGCACAAAGAGGAGCTTCTGAAAGAGATATCTGGCTGGGTTGATTCCAGTGAAACCTACACAATTAGATTTGGAATCGGGATGTTGATGCAGCATTTCCTTGACGAGGACTTTAATCCCAAGTATCATGAGATGGTTGCGTCAGTTAAATCTGACGAGTACTACATAAACATGATGATTGCCTGGTATTTTGCCACTGCTCTTGCAAAGCAGTGGGATGCAACGGTGCCTTATATTGTGGAACATCGTTTGGAAAAGTGGACAAATAACAAGGCAATTCAAAAATCTGTGGAAAGCTATCGTATTTCACCAGAACAAAAGGAGTATTTGAAGTCCTTCAAAATAAAGTAA
- a CDS encoding ParB/RepB/Spo0J family partition protein, with protein sequence MADFEKILAEEVKNYNRLSFPVKANLLERAIIRRARITKVHPNPDDEFCKPNVGPNYSKISDYIYRIGNDGTFLKTDPARESIIVEKIHPEGYKILNGHHRWAAYYKLGRKYVPIKLVNLTSQEDLERLLKASNHNKRVLIDFDQVIFRESGEMENELMFPLNRIYSERIRKGIPALFHFFISAGYDIWLFTDRLHSLEYMKNLFKLYHAEITGIITGFKRIPEFNPAVAKSIDDMFNNKYTLTLHIYNDKLYWVDRAAKVSKVFDLEDSNWSTTIKNIIGEMEENAKDD encoded by the coding sequence ATGGCTGATTTTGAGAAAATTCTAGCAGAAGAAGTGAAGAACTATAATAGATTGTCCTTCCCTGTGAAGGCCAATCTGTTAGAGCGTGCCATAATTAGGCGGGCGCGAATTACAAAAGTGCATCCTAATCCAGATGATGAGTTTTGTAAGCCAAATGTGGGACCAAATTATTCCAAGATTTCCGATTATATTTACCGAATTGGAAATGACGGAACCTTCTTGAAAACTGATCCAGCTCGTGAATCAATCATAGTTGAGAAGATTCATCCGGAGGGGTACAAGATTCTAAATGGTCATCATAGGTGGGCTGCTTATTATAAGCTGGGCAGGAAATATGTGCCTATAAAGCTTGTGAATCTGACCAGCCAGGAGGATTTGGAGCGATTGCTGAAGGCATCAAATCATAATAAGAGAGTTCTTATTGATTTTGATCAGGTGATTTTTAGGGAATCCGGTGAAATGGAAAATGAATTAATGTTTCCACTCAATAGGATTTATTCCGAGAGAATCCGAAAGGGTATTCCTGCGCTGTTTCACTTTTTTATTAGTGCAGGCTATGATATATGGCTTTTTACAGATCGTTTGCATTCTCTTGAATATATGAAAAATCTGTTTAAGCTTTATCATGCAGAAATCACGGGTATTATTACTGGTTTTAAGAGAATACCAGAGTTTAATCCAGCAGTGGCTAAGAGTATTGATGATATGTTCAATAATAAATACACGCTCACGCTACATATTTATAATGACAAATTGTATTGGGTGGATAGAGCTGCAAAGGTTTCAAAAGTATTTGATTTGGAGGATTCAAATTGGTCCACTACAATCAAGAACATAATAGGGGAAATGGAAGAAAATGCAAAAGATGACTAG
- a CDS encoding chorismate--pyruvate lyase has protein sequence METWYYTVVSIDGDYANLKRTDIESDELKLVARALLPSDIEEGTSLKYELMQYTIVG, from the coding sequence ATGGAAACATGGTATTACACAGTTGTAAGCATAGATGGAGACTATGCAAATCTTAAAAGAACAGATATTGAATCAGACGAGCTTAAGCTTGTGGCAAGAGCACTTCTTCCTTCAGATATTGAAGAAGGCACAAGTCTTAAATATGAATTAATGCAGTATACCATTGTAGGATAA
- a CDS encoding helix-turn-helix domain-containing protein — MLISERLFKLMEEKRMTQLEFSAKTGIAQSTISDWKRKKTNPSADKIMTICDVLDVSPFDLLQDTIPSKGAGSVDFVISSEGTAEYAVVKKMEKLNAKTKDELTTYVKNLKNKK, encoded by the coding sequence ATGCTGATAAGCGAAAGACTTTTCAAATTAATGGAAGAGAAGAGGATGACACAGCTTGAATTTTCGGCTAAAACTGGTATTGCGCAGAGCACAATCAGCGACTGGAAGCGCAAGAAGACAAATCCTTCGGCTGACAAAATTATGACCATCTGTGACGTACTTGATGTTTCACCATTCGATTTACTTCAGGATACAATCCCATCAAAGGGCGCAGGCAGCGTGGATTTCGTAATCTCCAGCGAAGGCACTGCAGAGTACGCCGTCGTTAAGAAGATGGAAAAGCTCAACGCCAAAACAAAGGACGAACTCACAACCTACGTAAAGAACCTGAAGAACAAGAAATAG
- a CDS encoding deoxynucleoside kinase: MNYFVEGLQGSGKSTLVKKLSEKHPNYTAIHEGDYSPVELAWCAYVDKKTYGDILEKYKDIREEIEKKSFAEGDRMIICYTKILTDIPGFHKDLEKYEIYNGNLSPETFKEVILERLKKWDGDNNIFECSIFQNIIEDMILFQKCSDEEIMDFYKQIKEVIADKPGVIMYLASDDIKANIDVIRKERSDDQGNEMWFPLMMGYFDNSPYALEKNVKGYDALLKHFKHRQELELRICEELFKDRSIILRSKNYSICF, from the coding sequence GTGAACTACTTTGTAGAAGGACTGCAGGGCAGTGGTAAGAGCACACTTGTAAAAAAACTTTCAGAAAAGCATCCAAATTATACTGCTATACACGAGGGAGATTATTCTCCGGTGGAATTGGCTTGGTGTGCTTATGTGGATAAGAAAACATATGGTGATATTCTTGAAAAGTATAAGGATATTCGTGAAGAGATAGAAAAGAAATCTTTCGCAGAAGGCGACCGTATGATTATCTGCTACACCAAGATTCTTACGGATATTCCGGGATTCCACAAAGACCTAGAGAAATATGAAATATACAACGGTAATTTGTCACCTGAAACATTTAAAGAGGTCATTCTTGAAAGATTAAAAAAATGGGACGGAGATAACAATATCTTTGAATGCTCAATCTTTCAAAATATTATTGAAGATATGATTCTCTTTCAAAAATGTAGCGATGAGGAAATTATGGATTTTTATAAGCAGATAAAAGAAGTTATTGCTGATAAGCCAGGTGTGATAATGTATCTTGCGTCTGATGATATTAAAGCAAATATTGATGTCATAAGAAAAGAAAGATCCGATGATCAGGGGAACGAAATGTGGTTTCCACTTATGATGGGATACTTCGACAATTCACCTTATGCACTTGAAAAAAACGTGAAGGGTTATGATGCTTTGCTTAAGCATTTTAAGCATAGGCAGGAACTGGAACTTCGTATATGCGAAGAGCTATTCAAAGATAGAAGTATTATTCTTAGGTCAAAAAACTACTCTATATGTTTTTAA
- a CDS encoding tRNA dihydrouridine synthase — protein MKKNIYLAPLEGVTDSIYRNTFMDYYGGVTKVFTPFLSPNSTKSFTTREFKDINPEKNDVSYTVPQLLTNNAEHFLWAVGEIAALGFNEINFNLGCPSGTVVAKKKGSGLIYYPEDLDRILYEIFDGLESVCADKGALVPQISVKTRIGKNDPEEFYDILDIYNKYPISELTVHPRIQADFYREPVRYEFFDYAVEHSRAPLVFNGEIKTVSDIEAIAEKYNNVNAIMLGRGLIANPQLALEYDAAREDFEIQKFDYDKFHSFNNDLLEQYIEILSGEKPVLHRMKEFWVYWQNLFPDSEKSVKKIRKANRIADYKSVIEMEFSNL, from the coding sequence ATGAAGAAAAATATTTATTTGGCCCCACTTGAAGGGGTGACAGACAGTATTTACCGAAACACATTTATGGATTATTACGGGGGAGTGACCAAGGTGTTCACTCCCTTCTTATCGCCAAATTCTACTAAAAGTTTCACCACCAGAGAGTTCAAGGATATTAATCCTGAAAAGAATGATGTGAGCTACACAGTACCTCAGCTTCTTACAAATAATGCTGAGCACTTCCTGTGGGCAGTAGGTGAGATTGCAGCACTTGGTTTTAATGAAATCAATTTTAATTTGGGATGCCCTTCAGGAACTGTGGTTGCAAAGAAAAAGGGCTCAGGATTGATTTATTATCCTGAGGATTTGGACAGGATTCTTTATGAGATTTTTGATGGTCTTGAGTCAGTATGCGCAGATAAGGGTGCATTGGTGCCTCAGATTTCCGTAAAGACAAGAATTGGCAAAAACGACCCTGAGGAGTTCTACGATATTCTTGATATTTACAATAAATATCCAATCTCAGAACTGACGGTTCATCCAAGGATTCAGGCTGATTTTTACAGGGAGCCTGTTAGATACGAGTTTTTTGATTACGCAGTAGAGCATAGTAGGGCACCACTTGTTTTTAATGGAGAGATAAAGACCGTGTCTGACATAGAAGCAATCGCAGAGAAATATAATAACGTAAATGCGATAATGCTTGGACGAGGTCTTATAGCAAACCCTCAGCTGGCTTTGGAATATGATGCTGCGCGTGAGGATTTTGAGATTCAGAAATTTGACTACGACAAGTTCCACAGCTTTAATAATGATTTGTTGGAACAGTACATCGAAATTCTCTCAGGAGAAAAGCCTGTGCTTCACCGCATGAAGGAATTCTGGGTTTACTGGCAGAATCTTTTCCCAGATTCAGAGAAATCAGTAAAGAAAATTAGAAAAGCAAACCGCATCGCGGATTATAAAAGTGTTATAGAAATGGAGTTTAGCAATTTATGA
- a CDS encoding GGDEF domain-containing protein has product MIEVPGWIVLSFFTSILLILLLIFQNKTSRLQKGKKYSAILVCTLVLLISEAVGRVGETYPDKYLILAKVGYFIIFLLDPADILFAVSYVDCWMDSGNVRTRAAFRQAFRIFALLNIVLVTISSVFDLRWFFYFENGVYYRGPFFLIRALSMMLFITLLVVYSIVFRKDFMSEYKNVILCLPVFAFLGAVFQVFLANLELTYAGISLGCLVLFFCLQSRDVNIDYLTGVLNRRAIDIKIEEKVRICQTSGKEFVAVMLDVDNFKTINDNFGHDEGDKAIKIIAGILQDTFGRNAFIGRFGGDEFCVVVDNEGIDKLEERLDNVREKLQNQRKRHGWDRSVDVSFGYAIYNSNKYKSAKEFAESIDKQMYKEKQIHHSQTV; this is encoded by the coding sequence ATGATTGAGGTTCCTGGTTGGATAGTACTTAGCTTTTTCACATCGATACTGCTGATTCTTCTTTTGATTTTTCAGAACAAGACATCCAGGTTGCAGAAGGGCAAGAAATATTCTGCAATCCTGGTTTGTACACTTGTTTTGCTGATATCTGAAGCCGTAGGTCGAGTCGGCGAAACTTATCCTGACAAATATTTGATATTGGCTAAGGTGGGTTATTTTATAATCTTTTTGCTGGATCCGGCAGATATTCTCTTTGCAGTGAGCTATGTTGACTGCTGGATGGACAGTGGAAATGTCAGGACAAGGGCTGCCTTTCGTCAGGCTTTTCGCATTTTTGCGCTTTTGAATATCGTGCTTGTTACAATCTCAAGTGTCTTTGACTTGAGGTGGTTTTTCTATTTTGAAAATGGTGTCTACTATCGTGGACCATTTTTCCTTATTAGAGCCCTTTCAATGATGCTTTTCATTACACTGCTTGTGGTCTATTCTATTGTTTTCCGTAAAGATTTTATGAGTGAATACAAGAACGTAATTTTGTGCTTGCCAGTATTTGCATTTTTAGGCGCAGTTTTTCAGGTATTCTTGGCAAATCTGGAGCTGACCTATGCAGGCATTTCTTTAGGTTGTCTTGTACTGTTCTTCTGCCTGCAAAGTCGCGATGTAAATATTGATTATCTGACAGGTGTCTTAAACAGACGTGCAATAGATATTAAGATTGAGGAGAAGGTTCGTATCTGCCAGACCTCAGGTAAGGAGTTTGTGGCAGTAATGCTTGACGTGGATAATTTCAAGACCATCAATGACAATTTTGGTCACGACGAAGGTGACAAAGCCATAAAAATTATCGCAGGAATTTTGCAGGATACATTTGGAAGAAATGCATTCATTGGAAGATTTGGTGGAGATGAATTTTGTGTAGTCGTTGACAATGAAGGAATAGACAAACTTGAGGAACGGCTGGATAATGTAAGGGAAAAGCTTCAAAATCAGAGGAAGCGACATGGTTGGGACCGCAGTGTAGATGTAAGCTTTGGCTATGCCATTTATAATTCGAATAAGTATAAGTCAGCAAAGGAATTTGCAGAAAGCATAGACAAGCAGATGTACAAGGAAAAGCAGATACATCATTCGCAAACTGTGTGA